One window from the genome of Gopherus evgoodei ecotype Sinaloan lineage chromosome 2, rGopEvg1_v1.p, whole genome shotgun sequence encodes:
- the LOC115647194 gene encoding ras-related protein Rab-26-like isoform X4 yields the protein MATVPPPGLKFKLILLGDFGVGKTTLFHRIQAGRFLQGAHAPNEYLAVCKRTVRLSHPQIPGLVQISLWDTAGEERFLSLSSCYYRDADAVLLLYSVQSQLSFDSLPHWVYVARQYCPDAPIFLLGNKTDLEPRLPEDKAEKFAMEHGVAGRFNVSAKTGENVDRCMQDVVQLLVLKSDAGSSRLTVQLQEADSSSPCAC from the exons ATGGCGACCGTGCCTCCGCCTGGCCTGAAGTTCAAGCTCATCCTGCTGGGGgactttggggtggggaagaCCACCCTGTTCCACCGCATCCAGGCAGGGCGCTTCCTGCAGGGGGCCCACGCCCCCAACGAGTACCTGGCCGTCTGCAAGAGGACCGTGCGGCTCAGCCACCCCCAGATCCCCGGCCTGGTGCAG ATCTCCCTGTGGGACACGGCCGGCGAAGAAAGGTTCCTCTCCCTGAGCAGCTGCTACTACCGGGACGCAGACGCCGTGCTACTGCTGTACAGCGTCCAGAGCCAGCTCTCCTTCGACAGCCTCCCGCACTGGGTCTACGTGGCCCGGCAGTACTGCCCGGACG cccccatctTCCTGCTGGGGAACAAGACTGACCTGGAGCCACGCCTGCCGGAGGACAAGGCTGAGAAGTTTGCCATGGAGCATGGAGTAGCCGGCAGGTTTAATGTGTCGGCCAAGACAG GAGAGAACGTGGACAGGTGCATGCAGGACGTGGTGCAGCTGCTTGTCCTCAAGAGCGATGCTGGGAGCAGCAGGCTGacagtgcagctgcaggaggccgACTCCTCCAGTCCCTGTGCATGCTGA
- the LOC115647194 gene encoding ras-related protein Rab-19-like isoform X2 produces MATVPPPGLKFKLILLGDFGVGKTTLFHRIQAGRFLQGAHAPNEYLAVCKRTVRLSHPQIPGLVQISLWDTAGEERFLSLSSCYYRDADAVLLLYSVQSQLSFDSLPHWVYVARQYCPDAPIFLLGNKTDLEPRLPEDKAEKFAMEHGVAGRFNVSAKTGRAGLPPSPHAAWELGPQMGSAQLGGAGSLSETCCCSRAASLPQLCAPAVCPTLPTGRRVQALARSALGLGGDRSTPAIDVGGS; encoded by the exons ATGGCGACCGTGCCTCCGCCTGGCCTGAAGTTCAAGCTCATCCTGCTGGGGgactttggggtggggaagaCCACCCTGTTCCACCGCATCCAGGCAGGGCGCTTCCTGCAGGGGGCCCACGCCCCCAACGAGTACCTGGCCGTCTGCAAGAGGACCGTGCGGCTCAGCCACCCCCAGATCCCCGGCCTGGTGCAG ATCTCCCTGTGGGACACGGCCGGCGAAGAAAGGTTCCTCTCCCTGAGCAGCTGCTACTACCGGGACGCAGACGCCGTGCTACTGCTGTACAGCGTCCAGAGCCAGCTCTCCTTCGACAGCCTCCCGCACTGGGTCTACGTGGCCCGGCAGTACTGCCCGGACG cccccatctTCCTGCTGGGGAACAAGACTGACCTGGAGCCACGCCTGCCGGAGGACAAGGCTGAGAAGTTTGCCATGGAGCATGGAGTAGCCGGCAGGTTTAATGTGTCGGCCAAGACAGGTAGGGCGGGGCTGCCCCCCTCACCTCatgcagcctgggagctgggcccCCAAATGGGCTCGGCACAGCTGGGAGGCGCCGGATCCCTCTCCGAAACATGTTGTTGCAGCCGGgcagcttccctgccccagctgtgtgCCCCAGCTGtgtgccccaccctgcccacgGGGCGGCGAGTTCAGGCTCTCGCCCGTTCAGCCCTTGGCCTCGGGGGGGACAGGTCCACCCCTGCTATTGATGTCGGTGGGAGTTAG
- the LOC115647194 gene encoding ras-related protein Rab-19-like isoform X6, whose translation MATVPPPGLKFKLILLGDFGVGKTTLFHRIQAGRFLQGAHAPNEYLAVCKRTVRLSHPQIPGLVQISLWDTAGEERFLSLSSCYYRDADAVLLLYSVQSQLSFDSLPHWVYVARQYCPDAPIFLLGNKTDLEPRLPEDKAEKFAMEHGVAGRFNVSAKTETPAHARVF comes from the exons ATGGCGACCGTGCCTCCGCCTGGCCTGAAGTTCAAGCTCATCCTGCTGGGGgactttggggtggggaagaCCACCCTGTTCCACCGCATCCAGGCAGGGCGCTTCCTGCAGGGGGCCCACGCCCCCAACGAGTACCTGGCCGTCTGCAAGAGGACCGTGCGGCTCAGCCACCCCCAGATCCCCGGCCTGGTGCAG ATCTCCCTGTGGGACACGGCCGGCGAAGAAAGGTTCCTCTCCCTGAGCAGCTGCTACTACCGGGACGCAGACGCCGTGCTACTGCTGTACAGCGTCCAGAGCCAGCTCTCCTTCGACAGCCTCCCGCACTGGGTCTACGTGGCCCGGCAGTACTGCCCGGACG cccccatctTCCTGCTGGGGAACAAGACTGACCTGGAGCCACGCCTGCCGGAGGACAAGGCTGAGAAGTTTGCCATGGAGCATGGAGTAGCCGGCAGGTTTAATGTGTCGGCCAAGACAG AAACCCCTGCCCACGCTCGTGTGTTCTGA
- the LOC115647194 gene encoding uncharacterized protein LOC115647194 isoform X1: MATVPPPGLKFKLILLGDFGVGKTTLFHRIQAGRFLQGAHAPNEYLAVCKRTVRLSHPQIPGLVQISLWDTAGEERFLSLSSCYYRDADAVLLLYSVQSQLSFDSLPHWVYVARQYCPDGRGPGATPAVRGQRGPSSQSPLRRSRLCSLPDSGFPRPADVGGAQYPSPQIFSHGEGSWTNTARLGCPCPGGPRRLGCGCLGPGDLPLGASLQLTGRPSHRVLQQCHTGVWPWQGCLAGPPAPNRPVLASPHTVPALCTRPLLTPPFQHLHTPSPMPPTDQF; the protein is encoded by the exons ATGGCGACCGTGCCTCCGCCTGGCCTGAAGTTCAAGCTCATCCTGCTGGGGgactttggggtggggaagaCCACCCTGTTCCACCGCATCCAGGCAGGGCGCTTCCTGCAGGGGGCCCACGCCCCCAACGAGTACCTGGCCGTCTGCAAGAGGACCGTGCGGCTCAGCCACCCCCAGATCCCCGGCCTGGTGCAG ATCTCCCTGTGGGACACGGCCGGCGAAGAAAGGTTCCTCTCCCTGAGCAGCTGCTACTACCGGGACGCAGACGCCGTGCTACTGCTGTACAGCGTCCAGAGCCAGCTCTCCTTCGACAGCCTCCCGCACTGGGTCTACGTGGCCCGGCAGTACTGCCCGGACGGTAGGGGGCCCGGGGCCACTCCTGCAGTGCGGGGACAGAGAGGGCCAAGTTCCCAATCTCCTCTGCGCCGCTCTCGACTCTGCTCCCTCCCAGACAGCGGGTTCCCCCGACCTGCCGATGTGGGCGGTGCCCAATACCCATCCCCCCAGATATTCAGCCACGGAGAGGGGAGCTGGACAAACACAGCACGGCTTGGCTGCCCTTGCCCTGGGGGGCCCAGGCGGCTTGGATGCGGCTGCCTCGGACCTGGAGACCTGCCTCTTGGGGCATCTCTTCAGCTCACTGGTCGCCCCAGCCACAGGGTTCTGCAGCAGTGCCACACTGGGGTCTGGCCATGGCAGGGATGCCTGGCagggccccctgcccccaaccgaCCAGTTCTAGCCTCCCCACACACGGTCCCTGCCCTGTGCACAAGGCCCCTTCTCACTCCCCCATTCCAGCACCTGCACACACCTTCCCCCATGCCCCCCACTGACCAGTTCTAG